AAGAGGAAGTAACTTGCCAAGCAATTCAACAAAATAGCAAGGCGATGGGAGTGCTCCTACTCCTCATCCACCTATATTAAATTTATTCTAGTAACATCCACCTAAGCCCCCATATTGCCTTGAGAATTTACTTTCATTTCTTAGGAAACGGTATATATACTATGGCTGCTGCAGAAATATCAGAAGCAACATTTGCTGGAAATTCTGTCTCtttcattgttctccatctcTTCCATTAGACAACCTATTGATTTTTCCCTGAAAACATCAGAACCAAAAGCATAAGCCTTCTCTCGGCTACTTAAATTCAAAGAATAATCAGATTAGCTGGTCCATATGGAAGCTCATCCATCAACTTCCACATTATGTCTAATCAGCAATGTAGAAATGGCAGTCAGCACTCACCTAATGAATACACAACCATAACATAATCTCATGTCTAAACATAATTCTGAAAACTTATATTGCATTAGCATATGTCAGATATACTACATCAATTCAAGAAGCATCAACCAAACAGGACAATAAAATGTAACAAGAGAGATATaatgggaatttcaatccaacATACAAGTTGTGTGCGTGTGTCCAGTCACATAAATGAAAAGAATCAGCATCCATGCATTTCTGATGGCATGTATATGCTAAGCAAGTCGAGAAAAGGTTACTTTGAGAATTAAACCAGTATCAGCATGCTAAGATTCCAAATATTATGTTAATAAGCATGGAGCAACCATTCCAGTCCTCAAACTGCTATAAATCAAGTGACATAGAAAAGTAGGGAGGAAAATGTTCTTAGCATTGCTAATGAGAATATGAAAATTTAATGCGTTGATAAGGAAGtggttttttgcaacatgttAAAAGCCTAGGACATTAAATTCAGGACTGATATGGAACAAAacttgaaatattgaaattaccattCGTTTGCTTATATATGGTTGTATTTTGAgtgatgattcagacttgttcTCATCCttgaagaatttttgtttctctatctcaAATTCTTTTCTAGACTCCTTTCTGGTACCAGCTTGCCAAACTCTACCAAAATTGGGGAGCCAGTTAGCATCCCAACTTTTTGCAACAATTTCCCCTTGCTTCTCCATCTCAAGTTCAATTCTTCTTTTTTCTGCCCATGCTGCTCCCACACGCTTAGGATTCAATTTTCGTGACTTCCCTAACTTCTTATCCATGTGTAATCCTTTATTTGTGAGACTTTTTTCATGTTCTTCACTTGTTTCAAACCAGGGGGGTGGAGCACCAGTATGCACATTTGCTGGACAGCCTCCAGAAGGCAAAGATATTTGAGTCAAAGTCTGCAATACTAATTACAGGAAAAATGGAAAAAATGTCATTGTCAGCACAGCTTCACAGAAACAACAGTCATCCATCTATTATTGGTAAGAAAAACGACAAAAATGTAACTTAAATGAAGATTCTGAATATGGAATACCCCCACTGCAGTCTCCTCCAGAATCAGATCTTTGATCCTGAAGGACAAacaatcatgttaatagttttcCATAATACATGAATAAGCTGGAACACTACGCATCAAAATACGACTAAAAATAAAAGGCAGAAAGTGATTATAAGGCTGAATCTTCATTAAGATGACAGATATGTGAAATTCAATTGCTAACAAGGGTTATTTTATGCCAAATTTTGCACAAGTTAACTAGTTAATACAGTGGAGTCAAAGGTCAACAAAATTCTGATTCACACAAAAATGTAGGTTTTCCATGTACTCTTGAGAGATGTTTAAGTTTCCTTTGAACCTAGCCTCTCACAGCATAGGTAGTTTGCTGGGCGTTTTATGAATTTTGGATCTACCATTGACAATCATGCTGCTTTAATACCGGGCAACAATCTcttatctataatattttttgacAATGTGATTTTGAAGATTCTTCACATTTGCTCAAATCTGAGACCAGATCCAACCTTCACTGAATTGATTTGACCTCGTACTTAACAACAAAACTAGTGTAGATAGACAGAGGTGAAGCAAGCATAGAATAACATGACACAATATTGAGAAGACAAGAATCCAATAATTGCATGACAAGAATCCAATAACTGTGCATAGCAAAGGAAATAACAAAATTACATTCCAAAAAAACATTTACTAGTATACACTTCAAACAGAAATCTTTCATGCAAGTACGAAACGTTACCTCTCTGTTGCCAAAAGACAAACCAACTGAACCTTTTCCTTTGTTTCCAACAAGAGTAGCTTGGCTGCCTAAGCACATTAGTTAGcagttaaaataataataataataataataattgaaGAAAAGAAACTCAACATAAAGGAGAAAAACAAAATAAGGCAACAAAAATTAATAATCTTGCACTTGCCTGTCAAATGTCCAACATTTCCCATGGCATGCATGTCCTGAAGACCCACATTTTGCAGCAGTCCCCCTTCCAAAGAAGTTGCAACATATGGACTTGAACCAGCACCTGTGGTTCCACTAACCTCTAGAGGGCATACTCGATACCCCTCATTGGTAAGACTTTGTAAAGGCATAACAGTATGAGAAACAGTTGAACTAAAAGTGTGGTTAGAGTTATTCTGAAAATTATCCTTGTTAGAGGTAAGTTCATATTGGATATCTTTTGACAGCCCAGGTGATGGTCCTATATGTCCTTCGCTTGATGCCGAAGCTGCATTCTTCAGTAATTCACAGCCCTTCTCCCACTGCAAGTGCACATTAGTCACCGACAATATCATCACTATTAGAATCAATCACATAAATTGGtgcaataactttattttttaGAACATGTATATATAAAATCCTTAAAATTCAGGAATAACTCATAAATTACAGCAACATAGCTGCtgataagaaaagaaagagtttggaaaaaataatcaagaaaaGAGAAAGTCCAGGTAGAAAATGTATTCCAGACATGACcataatcaaaaaattatacaataaaaCCCATCAAAGGAAATCTATACAAGTACAGTTTTAAATCCTTAGCAGATATATGCATGACATATCACAAAATGTTCTGAATTCAGGAATGATACCATGTCAGCAAAAGTCCCTACAACAAAACAGAGCAAATCAAGGGGGGAAGAAAAAGCTCCTAAATGAAATTATTTCCATATGAACGATACCTAAAACTCTATAATAAACTTCAAAATTTAAAGCGATAGCATATAAACACCAAGGCAAAGCTTTCAGTAAGTAACCATCAGTATTTCATCATGTCTTTTCTTCAAAAGTTCCAGACAGAACAAAATAAACTAGTCGAATCAAATTCTTTGAACCCAGGCTCTTCCAATGCGAACCCTAAACAAGAGGGATTAATTGAAAAGGATGAAACAGTTACCTTAAGGAGCTCTGCCTCGGAAACCCTAAACGAATCGACCCGATCCATCCCTCCCCCGTTCTTCTGTAAGAAACCCTTGATATTCTCCAAATGCTCCAAGCTCGCCAGATGATAGATTGCATTGCTACTGAAAACAAGAGAAGATCACGTGAATAAATCCAAGAAATCTCCAAAAATTATGGCAAAACCACAAAAAGAAACCAATCAAACataaaaaattctagaaatcacCAAAGCGCAGTTAAAGAAGGGGATCAACCAACCAATCGGAGGCATAAACAGAAGAAATCACGAAAGAAGAAGCGATTACCAGGCGAAGGGGCTGCTGACCTCGTGGAGGTCGACAGCGCAGAAAAGGCACCAGAGGCGGTTGAGTGTGGAGTGCTCGGGGCGGAGGGGGGAGGGGTTGCAGAGGAAGAAGCGAAGGTCTGCGAGCTTCTTATGGAAGCGAGCGAGGGAGGCGGCGAGGGCACGGCGGTGGCTGGAGAAGTACTTGTGGCGGTGGCCCTGGTCATGGTTCAACTTGCACACCTCACAAAACTCAAACTCTCCTTCGCTtcgcctctccttttctttcttcttctttggcacCATCGGCATGGCATTTTTAGTTTTCAACGGCTCCATGGTTTGGGAGAGCAGGAAGAAGGGGCAGCTTGCGACCGTTGGTAGCCACAATAGCTCACTGTAGGTATCCAACGTGATGCTTGCTTTTTAGCGAAAAATGCATGAAACGTGAAGATTAATTTGTCATAactcaaaaaataaaatgaaccatcctaattttataTCGGATCAGCTCATCTCAATCATCATGTATTCTTATTTAAAACCATCTTTGGTATTATTCTAAGTTTATCAGCATCACCATTTCTTACCATTAGGGATGAAAGTGGACCGAATTATATCCTTCCGGATCCATTTTTGTATGCAAATTTATGCTAATATTGACAAAAATTTAAGTATCTGACTAATATCTGTATCCGTATTCATATATGCcatgaaaaatagatatagatattgaTAGACAACTATCCAATTCATATCCAGATATCCCAATCCTATTTAATTTTGTCATAACACTGATTAACttataagaaaaatattcaaTCATGGTAACATGCCATTGACTTGATTTATCATCCacttagtaatatttttgattctgtggtcataaaatttaattatctgacttatatctatatttatatctgtactttcagtatccaatttgtgttcgtatccatttaaaataaatatgaatataaatttttgtgtttaactaatatccatatccgtatttATATGCGTCGGATAAaagaaatatggatatagatatactGGTATTCAATTCATATCCAATTCAGTTTAGCCCTGCT
The sequence above is a segment of the Elaeis guineensis isolate ETL-2024a chromosome 7, EG11, whole genome shotgun sequence genome. Coding sequences within it:
- the LOC105049009 gene encoding TITAN-like protein isoform X2, coding for MEPLKTKNAMPMVPKKKKEKERRSEGEFEFCEVCKLNHDQGHRHKYFSSHRRALAASLARFHKKLADLRFFLCNPSPLRPEHSTLNRLWCLFCAVDLHEVSSPFACSNAIYHLASLEHLENIKGFLQKNGGGMDRVDSFRVSEAELLKWEKGCELLKNAASASSEGHIGPSPGLSKDIQYELTSNKDNFQNNSNHTFSSTVSHTVMPLQSLTNEGYRVCPLEVSGTTGAGSSPYVATSLEGGLLQNVGLQDMHAMGNVGHLTGNQATLVGNKGKGSVGLSFGNREDQRSDSGGDCSGVLQTLTQISLPSGGCPANVHTGAPPPWFETSEEHEKSLTNKGLHMDKKLGKSRKLNPKRVGAAWAEKRRIELEMEKQGEIVAKSWDANWLPNFGRVWQAGTRKESRKEFEIEKQKFFKDENKSESSLKIQPYISKRMGKINRLSNGRDGEQ
- the LOC105049009 gene encoding TITAN-like protein isoform X1, translating into MEPLKTKNAMPMVPKKKKEKERRSEGEFEFCEVCKLNHDQGHRHKYFSSHRRALAASLARFHKKLADLRFFLCNPSPLRPEHSTLNRLWCLFCAVDLHEVSSPFACSNAIYHLASLEHLENIKGFLQKNGGGMDRVDSFRVSEAELLKWEKGCELLKNAASASSEGHIGPSPGLSKDIQYELTSNKDNFQNNSNHTFSSTVSHTVMPLQSLTNEGYRVCPLEVSGTTGAGSSPYVATSLEGGLLQNVGLQDMHAMGNVGHLTGNQATLVGNKGKGSVGLSFGNREDQRSDSGGDCSGVLQTLTQISLPSGGCPANVHTGAPPPWFETSEEHEKSLTNKGLHMDKKLGKSRKLNPKRVGAAWAEKRRIELEMEKQGEIVAKSWDANWLPNFGRVWQAGTRKESRKEFEIEKQKFFKDENKSESSLKIQPYISKRMRMSSNGDGAVNSEENTKICDT